In Paenibacillus segetis, a single window of DNA contains:
- a CDS encoding AraC family transcriptional regulator, producing MNYYERIQRSIDYIENNLENKIDIQNAAQESYMSLSNYYRMFFALVGYTVKEYIRCRRISLAAHFIANSNTPIIDIAVMYDFESGDSFSRAFKRITGYIPSEFRRLNKQYHFERVNILDKYFDIQDKELLDKYPDIKVLKELEPMKVAYYCYFGKEPEHGAFTVMIDWLNNSGLDINKQKLRIFGYNNPSPTSPDQKEYGYEVCVTIDDSVVVNDDKVQTKMLSGGLYAVVSVGQENNGDLGEEIAKAWGRFNNWMKDSKYVYGGFQWLEEHLGFDDHGNHTGGIELYMPVKQK from the coding sequence TTGAACTACTACGAGCGCATACAAAGATCTATAGACTACATCGAAAATAATTTGGAGAATAAAATCGATATTCAAAACGCTGCACAAGAATCATATATGTCACTGTCTAATTATTATAGGATGTTCTTTGCGCTCGTAGGGTACACGGTAAAGGAATACATTAGATGCCGCAGAATCAGTCTGGCTGCCCATTTTATAGCGAACAGTAATACTCCCATAATCGATATAGCTGTTATGTACGATTTTGAGAGTGGGGATTCTTTTTCCAGGGCTTTCAAACGAATTACAGGTTACATACCAAGCGAGTTCAGAAGGCTGAACAAACAGTATCATTTTGAAAGGGTGAATATATTGGACAAATATTTTGATATTCAGGATAAAGAGCTACTGGATAAATACCCTGATATTAAGGTTCTCAAAGAACTGGAACCGATGAAAGTTGCTTATTATTGTTATTTTGGAAAAGAACCTGAGCATGGGGCTTTTACCGTCATGATCGATTGGTTGAATAACAGTGGACTAGACATAAACAAACAGAAATTGCGTATTTTCGGTTATAATAATCCGAGTCCAACCTCACCTGATCAAAAGGAATATGGATATGAGGTTTGTGTAACCATTGATGATTCTGTGGTTGTCAACGATGATAAGGTTCAGACCAAGATGTTAAGTGGCGGTCTTTATGCGGTCGTAAGTGTAGGTCAGGAGAACAACGGCGATTTAGGAGAGGAAATTGCTAAAGCCTGGGGGCGCTTTAATAACTGGATGAAAGACAGTAAATATGTGTATGGCGGATTTCAATGGTTAGAAGAACATCTAGGATTTGATGATCATGGTAATCATACCGGTGGAATAGAATTATATATGCCTGTCAAACAAAAATAA
- a CDS encoding ABC transporter permease, protein MNVIWYLLYVIINKTILPNPLDVYASMLHLDGKEIAIHIGYSLFRVFVGVVLALILGLSVGILMGRSPRWNKILDPVVYLTYPIPKIALLPVVMLFFGLGETSKILMIMLILLFQIIISVRDGVKAIPNDTYDVLSSIGAGKVQKFWHVTLPGALSVILSTIRISLGTAISVLFFTEIYGTEYGMGYFIMDAWLRMNYSEMYAGIMLFSLVGFLLFLCVDVLEHRFMKWRQ, encoded by the coding sequence ATGAATGTGATTTGGTATCTTCTCTATGTCATTATTAATAAGACGATTCTTCCTAATCCACTAGACGTTTACGCATCTATGTTGCATTTGGATGGCAAGGAAATCGCAATTCATATAGGTTATAGTTTGTTTCGGGTATTTGTGGGGGTTGTATTAGCATTAATCCTTGGGCTATCTGTAGGTATTCTGATGGGACGTTCTCCGCGTTGGAATAAGATATTGGACCCTGTCGTTTATTTAACCTATCCGATTCCCAAAATCGCCTTATTACCTGTTGTTATGTTGTTTTTTGGACTGGGTGAGACTTCGAAAATCTTGATGATTATGTTGATTTTACTCTTTCAAATCATTATATCTGTTCGTGATGGCGTTAAAGCGATACCGAATGATACGTACGATGTCCTCAGTAGCATTGGAGCGGGGAAGGTACAGAAATTTTGGCATGTTACCTTGCCAGGTGCATTATCCGTAATTCTGAGTACGATTCGTATTTCACTCGGAACGGCGATATCGGTATTATTTTTTACTGAGATTTACGGTACCGAATATGGCATGGGGTATTTTATTATGGATGCTTGGCTCCGGATGAACTATTCAGAAATGTATGCGGGTATTATGTTATTTAGCTTGGTAGGATTCTTATTATTTCTATGTGTGGATGTTCTCGAACATAGATTTATGAAGTGGCGACAATAA
- a CDS encoding MBL fold metallo-hydrolase — translation MKMTPDIQAWEEEDITRIRISMAPPLRWVNSYVLRGPEGITIVDPGPHTETTEAEWTAAWRELGIVPQDIVAVVLTHHHPDHYGLAGYIQSLTGAPVYMSHRAHEETLRMWGKDSVMGEELPRLYRLHGMPSLWSDQLEEHLDGFIPQVTPSPQITYVTEGSYVLMGGRKWRAIESAGHAPGHLSFYDIERGLMLCGDAVLPQISPNVSLLPGSDPQPLRSFLDSLVKLGAYDVRLAFPGHRNPFSHFAERTKALISHHEERLSHIESLLQISPQSGFEVCTALFGNELGIHQMRFAMSEALAHLVHLVDQGRIAAEAPIAEDGVVLFTPLK, via the coding sequence ATGAAGATGACTCCAGATATTCAGGCGTGGGAAGAAGAGGATATTACGAGGATCCGTATTTCCATGGCTCCTCCATTACGGTGGGTGAATAGTTACGTTCTTCGTGGACCCGAGGGGATAACGATTGTTGATCCTGGTCCACATACGGAGACAACGGAAGCGGAATGGACAGCTGCATGGCGTGAGCTGGGAATTGTTCCTCAAGATATTGTTGCGGTTGTCCTGACCCATCATCATCCCGATCACTATGGTCTAGCAGGGTATATTCAGTCTCTAACTGGAGCTCCAGTCTACATGTCTCACCGTGCTCACGAAGAGACGCTAAGAATGTGGGGTAAGGATAGTGTTATGGGCGAAGAGCTCCCACGGTTATACCGACTTCATGGTATGCCGTCGTTATGGAGTGATCAGCTTGAGGAGCATTTGGATGGTTTTATCCCCCAAGTAACGCCGTCGCCACAAATAACCTATGTAACTGAAGGCAGTTATGTCTTGATGGGTGGACGGAAATGGCGGGCCATTGAGAGTGCTGGTCACGCACCAGGTCATTTATCCTTCTATGACATCGAACGAGGATTGATGTTGTGTGGTGATGCCGTACTACCGCAAATTTCTCCTAATGTGAGTCTTTTACCGGGAAGTGATCCACAGCCTCTGCGCTCTTTCCTAGACTCGTTGGTCAAGCTGGGGGCTTATGATGTGAGATTAGCCTTCCCAGGGCATCGCAATCCATTTTCTCATTTTGCGGAGCGTACCAAGGCGCTCATTTCACATCATGAAGAAAGATTATCCCACATTGAATCATTACTCCAAATATCTCCGCAAAGCGGTTTCGAGGTTTGTACTGCCCTATTTGGTAATGAGCTTGGTATTCATCAAATGCGTTTTGCAATGTCAGAAGCTTTGGCTCATCTCGTTCATCTTGTTGACCAAGGGCGCATAGCAGCGGAAGCACCGATTGCTGAGGATGGTGTAGTTTTGTTCACTCCATTAAAATAA
- a CDS encoding ABC transporter substrate-binding protein, whose translation MKHSRRLTGILSTLLLSTAVLSGCSGGEKDKPAADGPKGDGEKVTITVWDNYGATTPIKPLIPKFEAEYPNIKVDFQEQPWDNFWDKMAAAASGGDTPDIATTGLMWNPKYTVFGLFADLKPLSGGKVNGSDINTVYSEGMIQAATTEQGLFGIPYDFDSYSLYYRSDLLQEEGITAPPATWDEMVEVGKKLTKDLDGDGKTDQYAFLVMPDWYHYEPFLYANGGKVLSEDNKKAVFNSPEGVEALQFYADLVNKHKIAVNWTADRGSYVAGLKDGTIAMFQDGPYVMGLIKNSNPEQEGKWKVSDAISNKQYGTHIGGTYLSIFEKSQHKEEAWKFIEFLSREENAIQIYKTSGAAPGYLPALESEEVNSPDPFFGGEVPMNVFKKAVEKGTPNPIVSSWQEISQVISDAIAKAVMNEATPQEALDEAAEQVNSILAQE comes from the coding sequence ATGAAGCACAGTAGAAGATTAACAGGTATTTTATCAACATTATTACTATCCACCGCCGTATTATCTGGTTGTTCTGGAGGAGAGAAGGATAAGCCCGCTGCGGACGGGCCTAAGGGAGATGGGGAAAAGGTAACGATTACGGTATGGGATAACTATGGAGCGACAACACCGATTAAACCCTTGATTCCTAAATTTGAAGCGGAGTATCCAAATATTAAAGTAGATTTTCAAGAGCAGCCCTGGGATAATTTCTGGGACAAAATGGCTGCGGCAGCGTCTGGAGGAGATACACCTGATATCGCGACAACTGGGCTCATGTGGAATCCAAAATATACAGTATTCGGATTATTCGCAGATTTGAAACCGCTATCAGGTGGGAAAGTAAACGGGAGCGATATTAATACGGTATACAGTGAAGGGATGATCCAAGCAGCAACAACAGAACAAGGTCTTTTCGGTATTCCATATGATTTTGATTCATATTCCCTCTATTACCGTAGCGATTTGCTCCAAGAGGAAGGAATTACTGCACCTCCAGCAACATGGGATGAAATGGTCGAAGTTGGTAAGAAGTTGACTAAGGACTTGGATGGTGACGGTAAAACGGATCAGTACGCCTTTCTTGTGATGCCGGACTGGTATCATTACGAGCCGTTCTTATATGCAAATGGAGGAAAGGTGCTCAGCGAGGATAACAAAAAGGCAGTTTTCAACAGCCCGGAAGGTGTAGAAGCGTTGCAATTCTATGCGGACTTGGTGAATAAACATAAAATTGCTGTGAACTGGACTGCTGATCGTGGTAGTTACGTAGCTGGTCTCAAGGATGGTACTATTGCCATGTTCCAAGATGGCCCATATGTAATGGGATTGATCAAGAACAGCAACCCTGAGCAAGAAGGTAAATGGAAAGTTTCAGATGCAATCAGCAATAAACAATATGGTACGCACATCGGCGGAACTTACCTCAGTATCTTCGAAAAATCACAGCACAAAGAAGAAGCTTGGAAGTTCATCGAGTTCTTAAGCCGTGAGGAAAATGCAATTCAAATTTATAAGACATCAGGAGCGGCCCCAGGTTACTTACCAGCATTAGAATCCGAGGAAGTGAATTCTCCAGATCCATTCTTTGGAGGTGAAGTGCCTATGAATGTGTTCAAGAAGGCCGTTGAGAAAGGAACACCGAATCCTATCGTTAGCTCATGGCAAGAGATCAGCCAAGTCATTTCCGATGCAATAGCCAAAGCAGTTATGAACGAAGCTACTCCGCAAGAAGCACTTGATGAAGCTGCTGAACAAGTAAATTCAATCCTGGCACAAGAGTAA
- the glpK gene encoding glycerol kinase GlpK, whose translation MEKYILALDQGTTSSRAILFNKQGGIVHVAQREFPQYFPKSGWVEQNPNEIWGSILAVIASCLSESGIKPKQVAGIGITNQRETTVVWDKETGYPVYNAIVWQSRQTAELCEELKSAGLNDVFRKKTGLLIDPYFSGTKVKWILDHVEGARERAVKGELLFGTIDSWLIWKLSGGNLHVTDYSNASRTLMYNIHELCWDDELLELLSIPHAMLPEVHSSSKVYGNTDPHHFFGEEVPIAGAAGDQQAALFGQTCFEQGMVKTTYGTGCFMLMNTGNKPVSSEHGLITSIAWGINGSVEYVLEGSVFVSGSAIQWLRDGLRMFRDAKDSEAYALRVDSTEGVYVVPAFVGLGSPYWDSDVRGAVFGLTRGTTKEHFIRATLESMAYQTMDILTAMEKDSGFKVSTMRVDGGAVSNSFLMKFQSDILDIPVERPVIRETTSLGAAYLAGLAVGYWNDRAEICQTWSLDQRFEPSMTTDTRAKLYGGWTKAVQAAMAFK comes from the coding sequence ATGGAAAAATACATACTTGCACTGGACCAAGGAACGACGAGTTCTCGTGCTATTTTGTTTAATAAACAAGGCGGTATTGTACATGTAGCACAACGTGAGTTCCCGCAGTATTTTCCAAAATCGGGCTGGGTAGAGCAGAATCCCAATGAAATTTGGGGCTCCATTCTAGCTGTCATCGCTTCATGCCTATCGGAATCAGGAATTAAGCCAAAGCAGGTTGCTGGTATCGGGATTACGAATCAACGGGAGACTACCGTTGTTTGGGACAAGGAAACAGGGTATCCCGTTTATAATGCAATCGTCTGGCAATCACGGCAAACAGCAGAACTGTGTGAGGAGCTAAAGTCTGCTGGCTTAAATGATGTATTTCGTAAAAAGACAGGGCTATTAATCGATCCCTATTTCTCCGGAACAAAGGTTAAATGGATATTGGATCATGTTGAAGGTGCTAGAGAACGAGCGGTGAAGGGAGAATTGCTCTTCGGTACGATCGACTCTTGGTTAATATGGAAGCTATCGGGAGGAAATCTGCATGTCACTGATTACTCCAACGCTTCGCGAACGCTTATGTATAACATTCATGAACTTTGCTGGGATGACGAATTATTGGAATTGTTATCGATTCCCCATGCGATGCTTCCTGAGGTTCACTCCTCTTCCAAAGTATACGGAAATACGGATCCGCATCATTTCTTTGGGGAGGAAGTACCGATTGCTGGGGCTGCGGGGGATCAACAGGCGGCACTATTTGGTCAGACTTGCTTCGAACAAGGGATGGTCAAGACAACTTACGGCACAGGCTGCTTTATGTTGATGAATACAGGTAATAAGCCTGTTTCATCGGAGCATGGATTGATTACTTCAATTGCGTGGGGGATAAATGGTAGCGTTGAATACGTGCTGGAAGGAAGTGTTTTCGTCTCGGGTTCGGCTATTCAATGGTTGCGGGATGGTCTTCGAATGTTTCGTGATGCGAAGGATAGCGAGGCCTATGCTTTAAGAGTCGATTCTACGGAGGGTGTGTATGTTGTGCCTGCTTTTGTTGGGCTTGGAAGCCCTTATTGGGACAGTGATGTCCGGGGGGCTGTATTCGGTTTAACTAGAGGTACAACTAAAGAACATTTCATCCGTGCGACCTTGGAATCCATGGCCTACCAGACAATGGACATACTCACTGCAATGGAGAAGGATTCCGGATTTAAAGTGAGTACGATGCGTGTGGACGGAGGCGCAGTATCTAATTCGTTCTTGATGAAATTCCAGAGCGACATCCTTGATATTCCGGTGGAACGCCCTGTTATTCGTGAGACCACATCGCTTGGAGCAGCATATTTGGCAGGGCTAGCGGTCGGCTATTGGAATGATCGTGCTGAAATTTGCCAAACATGGAGTTTGGATCAGCGTTTCGAGCCCTCGATGACGACGGACACTAGAGCCAAGCTGTATGGTGGCTGGACCAAGGCGGTCCAAGCAGCGATGGCTTTTAAATAA
- a CDS encoding N-acetylmannosamine-6-phosphate 2-epimerase, with translation MLHPIIQSFKGGLIVSCQALEGEPFFGSDYMARFALSAEMGKAVGIRANTPQDIAAIKVVTKLPLIGLWKKDYVGSDVYITPTLKEVEGVIAAGADIVAMDATRCDRPGGIKLSDLVKEIREKYQVLLMADVSTVEEGVEAEKLGFDLISTTLSGYTAHSPQSEEPDIQLIADLSQRVKIPVLAEGRIHSPEQALQSLRAGAYAVVIGGAITRPHSITKKYTDAILQYESVTKS, from the coding sequence ATGTTACATCCAATCATTCAATCATTTAAAGGTGGACTCATTGTTTCCTGTCAGGCCCTTGAGGGTGAGCCCTTTTTTGGCAGTGACTACATGGCCCGGTTTGCCCTGTCGGCTGAAATGGGAAAAGCAGTTGGAATTCGGGCGAATACGCCTCAGGATATTGCGGCGATAAAGGTAGTAACGAAGCTGCCCCTAATAGGATTGTGGAAGAAGGATTATGTTGGTTCCGATGTTTACATAACTCCAACTTTGAAAGAAGTTGAAGGTGTAATTGCTGCTGGAGCAGATATTGTGGCAATGGATGCTACTCGTTGTGATCGGCCGGGTGGGATTAAGTTATCAGATCTCGTCAAGGAAATAAGAGAGAAATATCAGGTTCTGCTGATGGCCGATGTATCTACGGTAGAAGAGGGAGTGGAAGCTGAAAAGCTTGGATTCGATCTTATTTCAACTACATTGTCTGGTTACACTGCTCATAGCCCTCAAAGCGAGGAGCCTGATATCCAATTAATCGCTGACTTGAGCCAAAGAGTTAAGATCCCAGTACTAGCTGAGGGAAGAATTCATAGTCCTGAACAGGCTTTGCAAAGTCTCCGAGCAGGAGCATATGCAGTAGTTATTGGTGGTGCAATTACTCGGCCTCATTCGATCACAAAAAAATATACAGATGCAATACTTCAATATGAAAGTGTTACTAAAAGTTGA
- a CDS encoding ABC transporter ATP-binding protein: MSYSKNKGLEIKGVTVEYPGGQCALGHIDLCLPEHSIYTVIGPSGCGKSTLLRSIAGLICSYTGDILFNGLSLREQGTALIGLVPQNYGLLPWKTVQSNIRMAMKISDSGRQTKQQQEQQIINWLAAMGIAELAQRYPLSLSGGQQQRVALARAFAILPEIMLLDEPFSALDAITREEIQTLFLENWISHPTTALFVTHDVEEAILLGEKIVIMSSNKEESPVIMDNPVFHITHEDKRDSDEFFQQSKRIRKVMQEKW, from the coding sequence ATGTCGTATTCAAAAAATAAGGGGTTAGAAATAAAAGGTGTAACTGTGGAGTATCCAGGAGGGCAATGTGCGCTTGGACATATTGATTTATGTCTACCAGAGCATAGTATCTATACGGTAATCGGCCCTTCCGGCTGTGGTAAATCCACCTTATTACGCTCTATTGCCGGTCTAATATGTTCATACACAGGAGATATATTGTTCAATGGTTTATCTCTGCGTGAGCAAGGCACGGCTCTTATAGGACTTGTACCACAAAATTACGGACTTCTTCCCTGGAAGACGGTCCAATCCAATATTCGAATGGCGATGAAGATTAGCGATTCAGGCCGTCAAACCAAGCAGCAGCAAGAGCAACAAATCATCAATTGGCTCGCGGCCATGGGGATTGCAGAATTGGCTCAGCGCTATCCCCTGTCTCTAAGTGGTGGGCAGCAGCAACGGGTAGCTCTTGCTAGAGCATTTGCTATTTTACCTGAGATCATGCTGTTGGATGAACCCTTCTCGGCACTTGACGCCATAACTCGTGAAGAGATTCAGACCCTATTCCTGGAGAATTGGATTTCTCATCCGACGACGGCATTATTTGTGACCCATGATGTAGAAGAAGCGATTCTGCTTGGCGAGAAAATTGTGATTATGTCCTCCAATAAGGAGGAATCTCCTGTCATTATGGATAATCCCGTGTTTCATATCACGCATGAAGATAAGCGAGACAGTGATGAGTTCTTTCAACAGAGTAAGAGAATCAGAAAGGTAATGCAGGAGAAATGGTGA
- a CDS encoding dipeptidase, translating to MNYETYFQQHREQHLDELKELLRIPSISALSEHKSDITQAANWIADQLRKAGMDKVEIHPTTGNPVIYAEHLQAPGCPTVLVYGHYDVQPVDPLHLWETPPFEPTIRDGKLYARGATDDKGQLFLHIKAVEAILKEENKLPINIKFCIEGEEEISSPSLPAFLESHSEMLAADVILISDTSLLEPGKPAICTGLRGLCSLEVTVHTANTDLHSGTFGGGVPNALHALVSLLTSLHDEQGRVAVEGFYEGVPVLTEEMRAEFAKQNFSDDKLKASLGLESLYGEEGYSFVERTGARPTLELNGVYGGFQGEGSKTVIPKEAHAKITCRLVGQQDPQGMLDKIERHLQANIQTGAKVTVVQGERANAFNIDPSDPMLQKAADAYARVYGTRALFTKDGGSIPIVETLSRVLSAPAVMMGFGLPDENLHAPNEHFNLENFDKGMLTIVEYLKSL from the coding sequence ATGAATTATGAAACTTATTTTCAACAACACAGAGAACAACACTTAGACGAGCTTAAAGAACTGCTTAGAATTCCTAGTATTTCTGCACTATCCGAGCACAAATCAGATATTACTCAAGCAGCGAACTGGATAGCTGATCAACTTCGCAAGGCAGGTATGGACAAAGTTGAGATCCATCCTACGACAGGAAATCCCGTAATTTACGCAGAACATTTACAGGCTCCTGGTTGCCCTACCGTATTGGTATACGGTCATTATGACGTTCAACCTGTCGATCCACTTCACCTATGGGAAACACCACCATTCGAGCCTACGATCCGCGATGGAAAATTGTACGCACGTGGTGCAACGGATGATAAAGGTCAACTTTTCCTTCATATCAAGGCGGTAGAAGCGATTCTTAAAGAAGAGAACAAATTGCCAATCAACATCAAATTTTGTATCGAGGGTGAGGAGGAAATATCCAGTCCTAGTCTGCCTGCCTTCTTGGAATCTCATTCTGAGATGCTGGCTGCAGACGTTATTCTGATCTCAGACACTTCCTTACTTGAACCGGGTAAACCAGCCATTTGCACGGGACTTCGTGGGTTGTGCTCACTAGAGGTTACCGTACATACTGCGAATACAGATCTTCATTCCGGTACATTCGGTGGCGGTGTTCCCAACGCACTTCATGCGCTCGTTTCACTGTTAACTTCACTTCATGATGAACAAGGCCGCGTCGCAGTAGAGGGATTTTACGAAGGCGTACCGGTTCTCACGGAAGAAATGAGAGCGGAATTTGCTAAACAAAACTTTAGTGATGATAAATTAAAAGCGAGCCTCGGACTTGAATCATTGTACGGGGAAGAAGGTTACTCCTTCGTAGAAAGAACGGGAGCTCGTCCAACTCTCGAATTGAACGGAGTATATGGCGGTTTCCAAGGTGAAGGTTCAAAGACGGTTATTCCTAAAGAAGCACATGCTAAGATTACTTGTCGGTTAGTAGGACAACAAGATCCTCAGGGCATGCTGGATAAGATCGAACGTCACTTACAAGCAAATATTCAAACTGGAGCTAAGGTCACCGTAGTGCAAGGAGAAAGAGCCAATGCATTTAATATTGACCCTTCAGATCCCATGTTACAAAAAGCAGCAGATGCCTATGCGCGCGTCTATGGAACACGTGCCCTATTCACAAAAGATGGCGGCTCTATTCCAATCGTTGAGACCTTATCCCGGGTATTATCAGCTCCAGCTGTTATGATGGGATTTGGACTCCCAGATGAAAATCTGCATGCTCCAAATGAACATTTTAACTTGGAGAATTTCGATAAAGGGATGCTGACCATTGTCGAGTATTTGAAATCACTCTAA
- a CDS encoding peptidylprolyl isomerase: MEDKDKKDLEAQQGGDNTDNETVEHDQETVEQEAADHELVEQEVVEQEAVEEVVDQEGQALPEAELSADAPQDGVEGESQRTLDPSVFAIPTSSENQKPAVPGKAWAIASLVLAVLLVIVLIKPPFGNSKSKVVATVNGSKITQDDLYEKLVDANGAATLEDLITKELLDQEVAKAKITITDADIEKEFQGYIDNFGSMEALEQAMAQAGLTEDILRENIEINLKMTKLLEPQITVTDDEINQTFETYKDSFNTPEQVRASVILVKTEAEANDIIKELKGGADFAELAKTKSLDEATKANGGDTGFFAKEEQEEALSEAAFKLEKDEISGAVKTSEGYHVIKLTDRKEAHTATLEEKKEEIRKSLVGQQVSSMSGTWLQDIRSKAKITNTLTDAEDTNEEVSSEVPAE; this comes from the coding sequence ATGGAAGATAAAGATAAAAAAGATTTAGAAGCACAACAGGGGGGAGATAATACAGATAACGAGACTGTGGAACATGATCAAGAGACTGTAGAACAAGAAGCTGCAGATCATGAACTTGTAGAGCAAGAAGTTGTAGAGCAAGAGGCTGTAGAAGAAGTCGTAGATCAAGAAGGACAAGCTCTACCTGAAGCGGAACTATCTGCAGATGCACCGCAAGATGGTGTCGAAGGTGAATCGCAAAGAACCTTAGATCCTTCAGTGTTTGCCATCCCTACAAGTTCTGAAAACCAAAAGCCTGCTGTTCCTGGTAAGGCTTGGGCGATCGCTTCTCTTGTACTTGCTGTACTGCTCGTTATTGTATTAATCAAACCACCGTTTGGAAATAGTAAGTCGAAAGTAGTTGCTACCGTAAACGGATCAAAGATTACCCAAGATGATCTTTATGAAAAGCTAGTCGATGCAAATGGAGCAGCGACGCTTGAAGATCTCATTACAAAAGAACTTTTAGACCAAGAAGTAGCAAAAGCGAAGATAACAATTACAGATGCTGATATTGAGAAAGAATTCCAAGGATATATTGATAACTTTGGTTCAATGGAGGCTCTCGAACAAGCGATGGCTCAAGCTGGATTAACTGAAGACATTTTGAGAGAGAATATTGAAATAAACTTGAAAATGACTAAGTTGCTTGAACCACAAATTACAGTTACCGATGATGAAATTAATCAAACGTTTGAAACCTACAAAGATTCTTTTAATACACCTGAACAGGTTCGTGCATCGGTAATTTTGGTTAAGACTGAAGCAGAGGCGAACGACATTATTAAAGAACTCAAGGGCGGCGCGGACTTTGCCGAGTTAGCAAAGACTAAGTCACTTGACGAAGCGACGAAAGCCAATGGTGGAGATACTGGTTTCTTTGCAAAAGAAGAGCAAGAAGAAGCTTTATCAGAGGCTGCATTTAAGCTCGAAAAAGATGAGATTAGTGGCGCTGTGAAGACAAGCGAAGGATACCACGTTATTAAGCTGACGGATCGGAAAGAAGCACATACGGCTACACTCGAAGAAAAGAAAGAAGAAATTCGTAAGAGTCTTGTAGGACAACAAGTATCTTCAATGTCTGGTACATGGCTTCAAGATATCCGGAGTAAAGCTAAGATTACGAATACGTTAACTGATGCAGAGGATACTAATGAAGAAGTAAGTTCAGAGGTGCCAGCGGAATAA
- a CDS encoding helix-turn-helix domain-containing protein — protein MKSSDRNSKFLLTHREREVFELLVQDKTTRDIAGQLFISEKTVRNHISNVMQKLNVKGRAQAVVELIKLGELII, from the coding sequence TTGAAAAGCAGCGATCGTAACAGCAAATTTCTGTTAACTCATCGTGAACGGGAAGTCTTCGAGCTACTCGTGCAGGATAAAACGACGCGCGACATTGCGGGCCAATTATTCATCAGCGAAAAAACCGTACGCAACCACATCTCCAATGTAATGCAGAAACTAAATGTCAAAGGTCGGGCGCAGGCGGTTGTCGAGCTGATCAAGCTTGGGGAACTAATAATCTGA
- a CDS encoding ABC transporter substrate-binding protein, translating into METRKKTKTIFSLMLVMALISISLVACGSNKSSNTDKASSGSTENATTEDIAQLNLGLLPSIDAIPFIIAHEQGFDQQHGVNLNIETFKSAKDRDVAFQAGKLDGISADLVALAIYNQAGLDVKATSTTFGEFDLLTGNDEIKEVKDLKGKSVILSKNTSTEYTVATMLKQAGLSEDDINITEVPQIPTRLELLKNKKSDAAILPEPFVTMGKSSGLRVLSSTIQAEINPFILAFTQEVISAKSKEITAMYAAYDDAVAYMKSHDQAEYIDLIIKEVGYPETLKDEITVPEYVPAYQVDEKQVEAAFAWAKEKGLLSKDISPEEVISDVVFKK; encoded by the coding sequence ATGGAGACGAGAAAGAAAACAAAAACAATATTTTCACTGATGTTGGTAATGGCTTTGATTAGTATTAGTTTGGTTGCTTGTGGTTCAAATAAGAGTAGCAACACCGATAAGGCGTCGAGTGGTTCAACAGAGAATGCAACAACAGAAGATATAGCTCAGCTTAATCTGGGGCTGCTGCCGTCTATTGATGCGATTCCATTTATCATTGCGCATGAGCAAGGTTTTGATCAGCAACACGGAGTTAACTTAAATATCGAAACATTTAAAAGTGCCAAAGACCGCGATGTAGCTTTTCAAGCTGGTAAGCTAGATGGAATCAGTGCTGACTTGGTAGCATTAGCGATATATAATCAAGCGGGGTTAGATGTAAAGGCAACGAGTACAACCTTTGGTGAATTTGATTTGTTAACCGGCAATGATGAGATTAAAGAAGTGAAAGATTTAAAAGGAAAATCCGTTATTCTATCCAAGAATACTTCTACGGAATATACAGTAGCTACGATGCTGAAGCAGGCTGGTTTAAGTGAAGATGATATTAATATAACCGAAGTTCCACAGATTCCAACTAGATTAGAACTACTCAAGAATAAAAAATCAGATGCGGCAATCTTGCCAGAGCCTTTTGTGACCATGGGCAAATCATCAGGACTTCGTGTATTAAGCTCGACCATTCAAGCGGAAATCAATCCATTCATTCTAGCATTCACGCAAGAAGTCATTAGTGCAAAATCCAAAGAGATTACAGCGATGTATGCGGCATATGATGATGCGGTAGCCTATATGAAATCTCATGATCAAGCAGAATATATCGACCTGATCATTAAAGAGGTTGGTTATCCTGAGACACTTAAGGATGAGATTACAGTGCCTGAATATGTACCAGCTTATCAAGTAGATGAGAAGCAAGTAGAGGCAGCTTTCGCTTGGGCAAAAGAGAAAGGATTATTAAGCAAAGACATTTCACCAGAAGAAGTGATCTCGGATGTCGTATTCAAAAAATAA